A region of Enoplosus armatus isolate fEnoArm2 chromosome 14, fEnoArm2.hap1, whole genome shotgun sequence DNA encodes the following proteins:
- the LOC139296207 gene encoding protein lifeguard 3-like encodes MSRSDYPPGYDDSWGALYGPQGGNYPQPPAYGFPAFGGVQPGQPSAPYPSGPNAPLYQGQPGGYPPGPYPGQPHPAGPPGAGYPGPPPMPPVMPPTMPSDILSSGDEFAASGSGWDSMSIRHAFIRKVYLILACQLLVTTAIVAVFTFVQPVRYFVQRNQAVYWASYAVYIVTHLVLVCCKGPRRKFPWNIILLTIFTLALSYMTGSISSYYDTKAVFLALAITAVVCIAVTVFCFQTKVDFTKCQGLFCVLGIVVFVTGIITTIVLSFKYILWLHMLYAALGAIAFTMFLAYHTQLLIGNRKHSISPEEYVFAALSIYVDIIQIFLFLLQIIGASTK; translated from the exons ATGTCCAGGTCAGACTACCCTCCAGGGTACGATGACTCCTGGGGCGCTCTGTATGGACCTCAGGGCGGGAATTACCCACAACCCCCTGCATATGGCTTCCCTGCCTTTGGTGGTGTACAGCCAGGCCAGCCCTCTGCTCCCTACCCCAGTGGTCCAAACGCCCCTCTGTACCAGGGCCAGCCAGGGGGCTATCCTCCTGGCCCCTACCCCGGGCAGCCTCACCCCGCTGGGCCTCCAGGTGCTGGCTACCCCGGTCCCCCTCCCATGCCCCCTGTCATGCCACCTACCATGCCATCAGATATCCTGAGCTCGG GTGATGAGTTTGCGGCGAGCGGCAGCGGTTGGGACAGTATGAGCATTCGGCATGCCTTCATCAGAAAG GTGTATTTGATTTTGGCGTGTCAGCTCCTCGTCACCACAGCCATTGTGGCTGTATTCACGTTTGT CCAGCCTGTCAGATATTTCGTGCAGCGAAACCAAGCTGTCTACTGGGCATCATA tgcTGTGTATATCGTCACCCACCTCGTGCTGGTCTGCTGTAAGGGCCCTCG GAGGAAGTTCCCATGGAACATCATTCTGCTGACCATCTTC acTCTGGCTTTGTCCTACATGACTGGATCCATTTCCAG TTACTATGACACAAAGGCAGTGTTTCTCGCTCTGGCTATCACTGCCGTCGTCTGCATTGCCGTCACCGTCTTCTGCTTCCAGACAAAG GTGGACTTTACTAAGTGCCAGGGCCTTTTCTGTGTCCTGGGGATCGTAGTATTTGTGACTGGCATCATTACAACCATTGTGCTGTCCTTCAAATAT ATTCTGTGGCTTCACATGCTTTATGCAGCTTTGGGAGCCATAGCCTTCACTATG TTCCTAGCGTACCACACGCAGCTGCTGATAGGGAACAGGAAGCACTCCATCAGTCCAGAGGAGTACGTGTTTGCCGCGCTCTCCATCTACGTCGACATCATTCAGATCTTCCTTTTCCTGCTGCAAATCATCGGTGCTTCGACCAAATAG
- the LOC139296448 gene encoding uncharacterized protein — MAAPYVTAVRAALKGGHLVPSRWLLTQWSQSPAVCQCLRLHAAQCRPLHVSPAASLCSSRREPQRSTQPHSTAGTHTEDLRAAEEEEEELEGPEYIPKKKAKNPMMKIGYAWMIGLPTGIIGFLLAKREVDKNRLKQLKVRQRMKRSNEGEYEGSRYHHPAKDVELDQ; from the exons ATGGCGGCACCCTACGTGACAGCAGTCAGGGCAGCACTGAAAG GTGGGCACCTTGTTCCCAGCCGGTGGCTCCTCACGCAGTGGAGCCAAAGCCCggcagtgtgtcagtgtttgcgGCTGCACGCTGCTCAGTGTCGGCCGCTACACGTCTCCCCTGCTGCCTCCCTGTGCAGCTCCAGgagagagccacagaggagcACCCAGCCTCACAGCACAGCCGGCACCCACACAGAGGACCTTAGAGccgcggaggaggaggaggaggaacttGAGGGTCCTGAATACATCCCCAAGAAAAAGGCGAAGAACCCCATGATGAAGATTGGCTATGCCTG GATGATAGGCCTCCCCACAGGTATCATCGGCTTCCTCCTGGCCAAGAGAGAAGTGGACAAGAACCgactgaagcagctgaaggttcgacagaggatgaagaggtcAAACGAGGGAGAATATGAAGGGAGTCGCTACCACCATCCTGCAAAGGATGTTGAACTGGACCAATAA
- the mcm6 gene encoding DNA replication licensing factor MCM6: MDVATATAENAGEMVKDELAEKCQKLFQAFLEEFQTGDGEVKYVREAEELIRPERNTLLVSFTDLEGFNQELATTIQEEYYRVYPFLCRAVRNFARDHGNVPLNKEFYVALEDLPTRHKIRELSSMRIGTLVRISGQVVRTHPVHPELVSGTFLCMDCQAVIKDVPQQFKYSPPTICRNPVCNNRSRFHLDTHKSKFIDFQKVRIQETQAELPRGSIPRSLEVVLRAEAVETAQAGDRCDLTGTLIVVPDVSQLSTPGVRTETSTRVAGGRQGFESEGLRGLKALGVRELSYRLAFLACNVAPTNPRFGGKELREEEQTAESIKSQMTEKEWEKVFEMSQDKNLYHNLCTSLFPTIHGNDEVKRGILLMLFGGVPKTTMERTSLRGDVNVCIVGDPSTAKSQFLKHVEEFSPRAVYTSGKASSAAGLTAAVVRDEESHEFVIEAGALMLADNGVCCIDEFDKMDLKDQVAIHEAMEQQTISITKAGVKATLNARTSILAAANPVGGRYDRSKSLKQNVNLTAPIMSRFDLFFILVDDCNEVTDYAIARRIVDLHSRIEESVDRLYSLDEIRRYLLFARQFKPKISSESEEFIVEQYKRLRQRDGSGGVSKSAWRITVRQLESMIRLSEAMARMHCCDEVQPKHVKEAFRLLNKSIIRVETPDINLEQEDELEEEEQQEEGNVVPNGVNGVNGHADGVNGHVNGINGHVNGVNGHAEPGSQPKPSLRLSFPEYRRISNLLVLHLRRAEEAEEEEELKKSAVVNWYLKEIESEIDSELELVNKKGLIEKVLHRLVHYDHILIELSQAGLKGSESAGTEEEVVLVVNPNYTLED; the protein is encoded by the exons ATGGATGTTGCCACAGCAACCGCGGAGAATGCCGGAGAGATGGTGAAGGACGAGTTGGCCGAAAAATGCCAGAAGTTATTCCAGGCTTTCTTGGAGGA GTTCCAGACCGGGGACGGGGAGGTGAAGTATGTCCGGGAGGCCGAGGAGCTGATCAGGCCTGAGAGGAACACCCTGCTGGTGAGCTTCACAGACCTGGAGGGCTTTAACCAGGAGCTGGCCACCACCATCCAGGAGGAGTACTACAG AGTGTACCCCTTCCTCTGTCGGGCAGTGCGCAACTTTGCTCGGGATCATGGGAATGTTCCCCTCAACAAAGAGTTCTACGTGGCCCTGGAGGATCTGCCCACCAGGCACAA GATCCGTGAGCTGTCATCCATGCGTATTGGCACCCTGGTGAGGATCAGTGGTCAGGTGGTGAGGACGCACCCGGTCCACCCAGAACTG GTGAGCGGCACCTTCCTGTGCATGGACTGCCAGGCAGTGATCAAAGATGTCCCTCAGCAGTTCAAATACTCCCCACCAACCATCTGCAGAAACCCCGTCTGCAACAACCGCTCCCGCTTCCACCTCGACACGCACAAGTCCAAGTTCATCGACTTCCAAAag GTGCGTATCCAGGAGACGCAGGCAGAGCTGCCTCGTGGTTCCATCCCACGCTCCCTGGAGGTCGTCCTGAGGGCCGAGGCCGTGGAGACAGCTCAGGCCGGAGACCGCTGTGACCTCACCGGGACCCTGATTGTCGTGCCAGACGTGTCTCAGCTCAGCACTCCTG GTGTGCGAACAGAGACCAGTACCCGCGTTGCCGGAGGACGCCAGGGCTTTGAGTCTGAGGGTTTGAGAGGACTGAAAGCTCTGGGAGTCAGAGAGCTTTCATACAGACTGGCCTTCCTGGCCTGCAACGTGGCCCCGACTAACCCACGA TTTGGTGGCAAGGAGCTGCGGGAGGAGGAGCAGACCGCAGAGAGCATCAAGAGCCAGATGACTGAGAAGGAGTGGGAGAAAGTGTTTGAGATGAGCCAAGACAAGAACTTGTACCACAACCTGTGCACCAGCCTCTTCCCCACCATCCACG GCAACGACGAGGTGAAGCGTGGCATCCTGCTGATGCTGTTTGGGGGCGTTCCCAAGACGACCATGGAGAGGACCTCGCTGAGAGGAGATGTCAACGTCTGCATCGTCGGAGACCCCAGTACAGCCAAGAGCCAGTTCCTCAA gcaCGTGGAGGAGTTCAGCCCCAGAGCAGTGTACACTAGCGGCAAGGCCAGCAGCGCTGCAGGTCTGACGGCAGCTGTGGTCCGAGACGAGGAGTCCCACGAGTTCGTCATCGAGGCCGGAGCTCTGATGCTGGCTGACAAC GGCGTGTGCTGCATTGACGAGTTCGACAAGATGGACCTGAAGGACCAGGTGGCCATCCACGAAGCCATGGAGCAGCAGACCATCAGCATCACCAAGGCTGGAGTCAAG GCCACCCTGAACGCTCGCACGTCTATCCTGGCTGCCGCCAACCCCGTCGGTGGACGCTACGACCGCAGCAAGAGCCTGAAGCAGAACGTCAACCTGACCGCCCCCATCATGAGCCGCTTCGACCTGTTCTTCATCCTGGTGGACGACTGCAATGAG GTGACAGACTATGCCATCGCCAGGCGCATCGTGGACCTGCACTCCCGCATAGAGGAGTCTGTGGACAGACTGTACTCTCTGGATGAGATCCGCAGATACCTGCTCTTTGCAAGGCAGTTCAAAcctaag ATCTCCAGCGAATCCGAAGAGTTCATCGTAGAGCAGTACAAGCGTCTGCGTCAGCGCGACGGCTCCGGAGGTGTGTCCAAGTCTGCCTGGAGAATAACAGTGCGACAGCTGGAGAGCATGATCCGCCTCTCAGAGGCCATGGCTCGCATGCACTGCTGTGACGAG GTGCAGCCCAAACATGTGAAGGAGGCCTTCCGTCTCCTGAACAAATCCATCATCAGAGTGGAGACGCCCGACATCAACCTGGAGCAGGAGGAcgaactggaggaggaggagcagcaggaggaag GAAACGTTGTCCCCAACGGAGTGAATGGCGTCAATGGCCATGCGGACGGCGTTAACGGGCACGTCAATGGAATTAACGGCCATGTCAACGGTGTGAATGGCCACGCTGAGCCTGGCAGCCAGCCCAAACCCTCTCTCCGCCTGTCCTTCCCTGAGTACAGACGCATCTCCAACCTGCTGGTCCTGCATCTGCGCAGGGCAGAGGAGG ccgaggaagaggaggagctgaagaaaaGCGCGGTGGTGAACTGGTATCTGAAGGAGATTGAGTCGGAGATCGACTCTGAGTTGGAGTTGGTCAATAAGAAGGGTCTGATAGAGAAGGTCCTCCACAGGCTGGTGCACTAT GATCACATCCTCATCGAGCTGTCCCAGGCGGGGCTGAAGGGCTCAGAGTCTGCaggcacagaagaagaagttgttCTGGTCGTCAACCCCAACTACACCCTGGAGGATTAA